Part of the Hirundo rustica isolate bHirRus1 chromosome 3, bHirRus1.pri.v3, whole genome shotgun sequence genome, TGTAGGCTGCTTCAGTGCAGACAAAAATCACTGATAAACTGCCATTATAAAATGTAAGCTCAGCTGACTAGGCTGCTTTCTGggctgttttttctctcctgcacaGAAACGCTCTGCCTTTATTGCTGCACTACCTGGAATTACTGTGTAGGCATTTCTACAGATGTACCAGAGATAGCTTTAATACTAAGTAGAAACTTGTTCCCACAAGCAAATTTTGACTTGTCATTTCCTTTGTCATTTGTTCTGAACAAGAACAGACTATTCAGGCTCAAGGGGACTGTCCCCCGGCTTGTCCCATGCTTGTGTTATCCTGGAAACCTTATTCTGCAGCTGATGGGAATGACTCAGTGAAGTGGATATTTATTCAGGACTAATACATTCTTGGTGGGCTGCTCATGATTTGATGTAGCTTGTGCAGGTGCCATTTGCAGCAGCATTGCTCCTGGAGCATGGAGTTCAAAGTCCCTCTGTGGAAGAGGACTTTCTTTCCCACAGAACACTCCAGAGGGCTGTTGAAGTGTTTTATCCATGTGGTTCATAGCATCTGTTGCAAGGGAACATACCTGTTCCCTGGGCTTGTGAAAATACTGCCTTCTAGTCCTGTTTATTTCAACTGAGCTCAAGCTACAAAGGCAGCAAGAACCCAGTGCTCTCTTTTTAAGCAACTGTCCCAAAAAAGACTTTGCTTGTGCCCTTGTGTACTGTTTTCCTTTAACTGCATGAGGTGTAGTTATTGCAAGATTAGGCTGTTTCAAAGGAGCAGTTGAGAGCAATTCACCTTCTAATAACTCTCTGcctggtgcccagggctgtTTTCCAGGAGATGCTGGTTTGGATCCCGTCAGCTAGAGAGTGGCACTGAGCCCACACCTTCTGCTGCCTCCATGAGCAGCCCTTGGTGAACATCGTGCTCTTGGCACATGAGATGACAAAGGGAGAAAGAAGCAAGACTGCTTTTGAAGAAACCAGGGAATGCCCTGTGAGATGCTTGGGAGACCCAGCACAGTGTGGGGATGCAGGTTATGTGAGAGTGTATTGGCAAGAGTATGCTTCCCAGTTACGGTCACCAGCTACCTTCCCATGTTGGCTGTTAGGATGGGAAGACTCACAGGGACTCTGTCCTCCAGGGCTGGAGAAGCTCTTTGAAAAGTGCAAAATCAAATAAATGTATGGATAGCCTGGAGGGTGGAGACAAGTTGCTTTGAGGTggaacagctgggaaaacacCAAGGGAGTCACGTTCAAGTCTTCTAGTCAGTCCCAAAGCCTTCCAGGAAACCTGTGGCAGAGCACAGACTTCTGTTTGGCTCTTGGACTCCCAGGGAACATGGTTCCCTCACCTTTAGCATGAACTATTAGCCAGATCTTCCTGGAAGGATAGTCTATGTTTAGTCAGTTTGCCAATTCTTAAATTTCATCTTAGCTGGATGACTCAAGTTGCTGGGTAAACCAGAAAAATAGGGAAGTATCTGATTTATAGAGATACCTGGGGCTTTATGACTGACTGCGCTGCAGTTTGGGGGCACGAACCCTCTTTGCAAGGTCATGTGTTCACCTCTGTGAGTTGAGCCCAGCCGGGAAGGTACAAGAGTTCCAAATCCTTTTGCAGTAGAGCAAGGATGTTGAAGCAGCCGTCAGTGCTAACACCCCATTGCAGAGCATAAGGCCAAGGTAACTGTGCAATTAAAATGCAAGGAAGGTAAGGTTCCGAGAGGTAATAGAAAGAGTGTTCAGTCTGTTAAAATACTCTCAACAGAACAGTGGAACAGAAAGATTTTTGTCTGCAGCAACTGTACTTCCATCAGTCTTTGTCTGGCTTTGCCTTTACAAGAAGTCTGTCGCATTTCCTTATTATTTAAAGGAACAGGGCGAGTAGCGAAAGTGAAAATCACTTCATCCCAGCACGGATGCTGTGTCCTCACACCCATGACCCCGGGCTGAGCTGCCTGTCCCCCATGCGGAGCTGCCACCGCTCCAGAGAGCCCATGTCCCAGGAGCACGGCTGGCGGGAGCTGCCGGAGGTGAGCGGCGGGAGACGCACGGGGGCACGGCCGGCTCCCGGgggcagcctggagaggagagaaacCGCGGGGAGGTTATTTCTGCAGGCGAAACAGCGAGCCGGGCCTCCCGGCGGGGCGTCGAACCCGGCCggcccccggggccggggctctcCGGGGGGATTTTcgggcagctcctgcccggcAGCGCCGTGACCCGGACTTTCCCCGGGCTCCCGGCGGCTGACGAGAGCCGGCGGTCCCGGGGGGCGGGCAGTGCGGGACGCGGCCGGGGGGTCCCGGGCTCCCGCGGCCGGCGGGCGCCATGTGACGGCCATGTgggcggcggctccgccccGGGCCGCCCCGGCACCTGGCGGCGGcacccccggcccggcccggcaggGCTCGGCCCGGCTCGGGGCGGCGCGTCCCCtgcccggcccgccccggcccgccctGCCCTCGCACTGCCCTTCCCTCGGCTCCCTTGCAGCGGCAGCCCCCGCGGGCCGGGGCAGCCCTGCGGGCGGCTCGGCGGCTCCGGGATGTCGTGCGCAGTCCCGGCGGCGGGGGCCAGCGCGCTGCCCCGGGGCGCGGCGGCCGAGGGCGGCCAGCAGGTAGGGaccgggcgggcgggcgggcgcaTGGGGCCGAGTCacgccgggcagcgccgcctCGGGGGTGCCCCTGCCCCGGGCATCGGCCCTTCTTTTCCCGGGGAGCGGCCGCCGTGCCGGCTCTTCCCAGGTGGGAGAGCGGGCGAACCGCCGGCGGTGTGCGGAGAGCTGCCGGGGCACGGCGAGGGCAGCGGCTTTTCCCCAGCCGCGGGCGGccgggaagggagcagggatttCCTGCCGGTACCTCCGCCCCACGGCCGCGCTGGAGGGAGGCAGGTGTAAAGTGCTGCCCGGCGGGCAGAGCGGGAGCGCCGGTCCCCGCCCGGGTGGCCAGCTTCCCCCATCTGCGGCATCCCCCGGGCAGCCGGCCGGCTTCCAGCCCTGCGCGTCGGGACCGCCTGTGCGTGGGGCAGAGGGATGCGCTGCGCTTTGCAGGGACCATGCGGTTTCTGCGAGACCGAGGATCAGCGCCGTGAAATTGGAAGCGTTCGTTCTCAGAAAGTTACGCACCCGACTTCGGGCATCTTCTGCGTGCGCCTTGCGAACTAACAAAGTGTTTCTGGCTGATGTCTTCCAGAGTCACGAAGAAGACGACAGAAAAgtaaggaggagagaaaaaaatcgAGTTGCTGCACAGAGGAGCCGGAAGAAGCAAACTCAGAAAGCAGATAAACTTCATGAGGTGAATGGGTACTTGGTGCTTTGCAGGCATGGCTTGGGTATCAAGCGCGGGACTCTACAATAAAGAGGAATCCTTAAGCAGGTGTGGGCCTGTCCTCACACTATTCCTGCTCAGAGAGCTGTGGGTGTGAGGCACAGAAAGGTGTGCTGTGGGATGCTTGGTTGGGAACTCACAGACGCTGATGCTGCTGTTGGACagtgcagctctgccttcagtGCCACTGCTAGGAAGAGAGAGACATGGTCCAGCGCTTGCATCATCCTCCCTCTTTTGCTCTTCCTGTGACCACCCAAAGAATGGGATCACAGGGCTCCTTTGGGCTAAACCAGAaccattttcttctgtattagTGTAAAGCTTGCCACATTTGCTAGGGCAGTGGATGAGTTCTTGCTGTCTTCTCTGAGGTAGGAGGtgatggaggaggaggggacCATGCAGTAGCAATGCTGGCTTAAATCAGTTCTAAACTGTGGTGTCAGTGACGGGGTCCCCAGACATACCCAGTTGAAAAAGCTTCTTAGGAACTTGGGAACCTGCAAGCGTGAGAGCTTGGCTTGGCTAGCTGTTATACTTGTATGCTTTGAAGAGTAACAGTGGgtgtttaaaacaaattattcttcCAGAAGCTCTTAATATCATAATGTGGTGTGGTTTTCTTGTGTCCCCCGTGCAAACACTGGAGGACAGGGAtcccttttctctgtttttggATGTTACCTCACACAACAGCGCTCTTGTAGCCAGGAGTCAGCTTTTGGGGTAATTGTCAGTTTTGCAGCACACTGCCATTGTGGCTGAGTCAGTTGTTCAGCTCTGAAGGTTCATCacaggcttttttctttctcgCTGTGGAAGGATCTGCCGGCAGTTAGCAGAGACTAAGTGGGACAATGTGGGGAGTTTTGGGCTTGGTTTTTCCCAGGTCTCCTCTGAGTCAGCGCCTGAGAAAGCCAGGTGCAGGGTACTTCTGAAAAGGGGTAACCCCTGGCTTTGGAATCCTTTTTGGGCTCTGTGCCATCCTGCAACCTATCTGATGTTCTTCCTGAACTTGAGGATCTTCCTGGTGCTGGGAATCTTCATTCTGAGGCACACAGGTTTTGCCAGGTGTAGGCAGATCTGGTTGAATAGACATTTTGTTCTTAGTAAGAACAATGTGACAGTGTCACCCCTGAAAATGGGACAGAGCAATGGGACTGCAACACTTATTCCAAAGCCCAGGACCATGGGGTTTGGGGCAACAAGAGATGAGAAGAATGACAGTTGGGATCGAACAACTTGGCTGGAATTTGGCTCCAATACTGTGTTAGGAGGACTGTGCCTGTTTTACTCTGTGAGAGGTGGTGGAAGGGTGTGAGGGTGGGCAAGGAGCCCAAAGTTCTGCAGCaaagggcagcagaggcagtgccaggctgcccAGAAGAACATTGCATGAgaggctctccctgctgccttttAAGGCACGTGTAGGCTTTGAAGTTTGCTCTGAAGCTTTCCCAGGGAGGTGAGATTGAGTAGGTGGATGTTGAGCCTTGGGCCAGCTGCGAGGTTTTCGGTGGGCTGGCTCTGAACCTTCTAGCTCTCTTCTCTTTGGGATGAGAAGGCTTAGAAGCAGGGACACTTGAGACACACAGTTATCCAA contains:
- the BATF3 gene encoding basic leucine zipper transcriptional factor ATF-like 3, with amino-acid sequence MLCPHTHDPGLSCLSPMRSCHRSREPMSQEHGWRELPESHEEDDRKVRRREKNRVAAQRSRKKQTQKADKLHEEYESLEQENTSLKREIGKLTDEMKHLSEVLKDHEKICPLLHCTMNFVTIPRPDALASCLPR